The DNA segment ATTCAGACAGCCCGCAATTGCGGGCTGAATATCAATTGGCTAATAGTTAAGGTATCTGCAAACAGATGTAGCTCCAATTCTAACTAACACAACCTGTTTTGCACATAGTTAATTGTCCAGATTTGCTAACAACTCCAATCGTGCTTAGCTTAACCACCGAGCAGCATCTTTAGCATGATAAGTCAAAATTAGATCCGCACCAGCGCGCTTGAAACCCGTTAAAGTTTCCATCACCACTCGTTGCTCGTCAATCCAACCGTTGAGAGCCGCAGCTTTAACCATAGAATACTCGCCAGAAACGTTGTAAGCAGCTACTGGTAAATTAGAGGCTTGTTTCACTTGGTGAATAATATCCATATAAGCCAAAGCTGGTTTAACCATCAAGAAATCGGCTCCTTCTGCCATATCTAACTCGATTTCTCGGATAGCTTCGCGAGCATTACCAGGGTCCATTTGATAGGTTCGGCGATCGCCAAATTGGGGGGTAGATTCAGCCGCATCCCTAAATGGCCCATAATACGCAGAAGCATACTTAGCAGCATAAGACATAATGGGAATGTCTTGATACCCCGCTTCATCCAAACCTTGGCGAATAGCTTGGACAAACCCATCCATCATCCCAGAAGGAGCAATAATATCAACTCCAGCTTTCGCTTGCGAAACTGCGGTTTTCTTCAGTAATTCTAAGGTGGGATCGTTCAAAACTCGACCTGTAAGATCGCCAACGTCAAGATAGCCACAGTGACCGTGAGTGGTATATTCACACAAACAGGTATCTGCTATGACAATCAAGTCTGGTAAGGCTTCCTTGACTGCTGTAGCGGCTTTCTGGACTATTCCACAATCGTGCCAAGCGC comes from the Merismopedia glauca CCAP 1448/3 genome and includes:
- the hemB gene encoding porphobilinogen synthase, translated to MFPIHRPRRLRSHPQLRRMVCETVLNKADLIYPLFAVPGEGVAKEVKSMPGVYQLSVDKIVTEAKEVYDLGIPAIILFGIPADKDTDATGAWHDCGIVQKAATAVKEALPDLIVIADTCLCEYTTHGHCGYLDVGDLTGRVLNDPTLELLKKTAVSQAKAGVDIIAPSGMMDGFVQAIRQGLDEAGYQDIPIMSYAAKYASAYYGPFRDAAESTPQFGDRRTYQMDPGNAREAIREIELDMAEGADFLMVKPALAYMDIIHQVKQASNLPVAAYNVSGEYSMVKAAALNGWIDEQRVVMETLTGFKRAGADLILTYHAKDAARWLS